CCTGGGCGGTGGGCTCGGTGCCGGCAACGATGTGCCGCAGCCTGCCAAAACCCTTCCGAGCAAAACCCCGGCGGCGCTGGCCGTGTTTGATCACTGAGTAGGATTTGATGACGCCCTTGCCTGCACCGCTGCGCTGGTTGCACTCCCTGGAGTGGCGGCGTGGTTTTTTCGACTGGGCACGCAGCGATGGCGTGACCTGGGTGTATATCTTCAAAGTGTTGATCGCCGCGTTCCTCACGCTGTGGCTGGCGATGCGCCTGGAACTGCCGCAACCGCGCACGGCGATGATCACCGTATTTATCGTGATGCAACCGCAGAGCGGCCAGGTGTTCGCCAAGAGTTTTTACCGCTTCCTGGGCACCTTGGCCGGGTCGGCGGTGATGGTCTTTCTGATCGCCTTGTTTGCGCAGAACACCGAATTGTTCCTTGGCGCGCTGGCGATCTGGGTGGGCATTTGCACGGCCGGTGCGACGCGTAATCGCAACTTTCGCGCCTATGGGTTTGTGTTGGCCGGCTACACCGCGGCGATGGTCGGTTTGCCCGCCCTGGCGCACCCGGACGGCGCCTTTATGGCGGCGGTGTGGCGGGTGCTGGAAATCTCCCTGGGGATTCTCTGCTCCACGTTGGTCAGCGCCGCGATCCTGCCGCAAACCAGCAGCGCCGCGATGCGCAACGCCTTGTATCAGCGCTTCGGCGTGTTCGCGCTGTTTGTCACCGACGGTCTGCGTGGGCGCAGTCAGCGTGAAGGGTTCGAGGCCAGCAACGTGCGCTTTATCGCCGAAGCGGTGGGGCTGGAAGGGCTGCGCAGTATCACCGTGTTTGAAGACCCGCATATGCGGCGGCGCAATGGCCGGCTCAGTCGCCTCAACAGCGAATTCATGAGCATCACCACGCGCTTTAACGCCTTGCACCAGTTGCTTGAGCGGCTGCGCACGGATGCGGCCGATCACGTGGTCGCGGCCATCAAGCCGGGCCTGCAAGACCTTGCCGAACTACTCGATGGTTTTTCCGCTCGCGCCCTCACCAGCCCCGACGCGGCGCGGTTGGCCAACCAACTCAGCGCCTATAAAGACGGCTTGCCCGCCAAAGTGCGCAGCCTGCGTGCGCGCTTCCAGGAGGGCGACCCGAGCGAAGCCGAGCAACTGGATTTCCATACCGCCTACGAGCTGCTTTACCGCTTTGTCGACGACCTGCACAACTACGCGTTGACCCACGCGTCACTCGCCGACCACAGCCATGCGCGCGAGCAGTGGGACGAAACCTTTATCCCCAAGACCAACTGGCTGGCCTGCGCCGCGTCCGGCATTCGCGCGTCATTTATCTTGATCGTGCTGGGCAGTTACTGGGTGGCCACCGCCTGGCCGAGCGGCGCGACCATGACCCTGATCGCCGCCGCCACCGTGGGCTTGTCGGCCGCCACGCCCAACCCCAAACGCATGGCGTTCCAGATGGCCTGCGGCACCTTGATCGGCGCGTTGGTGGGGTTCGTCGAAATGTTCTTCGTGTTCCCGTGGATCGACGGCTTCCCGTTGCTGTGCGTGATGCTGGCGCCGGTGATCATCTTCGGCTCTTTCCTCGCTTCACGCCCGCAATACGCCGGTGTCGGCGTCGGCCTGCTGATCTTCTTCAGCACCGGCTCGGTGCCGGATAACCTCACGGTCTACAACCCCTACACCTTTATCAACGACTACATCGCCATGGTCATCGGCATGTTGGTGTGCGCGGCGGCGGGCGCGATCATCCTGCCGCCCAACAGCCGCTGGCTGTGGCGCCGCTTGGAGCAGGACCTGCGTGAGCAGGTGGTGTACGCCATCAGCGGCAAACTCAAGGGCCTGGCCTCGAGTTTTGAAAGCCGCACCCGCGATCTGTTGCACCAGGCCTACGGCCTCGCCGTCGGCCAGCCGCAGGTACAGCGCGACCTGCTGCGCTGGATGTTCGTGGTGCTGGAAGTCGGCCACGCGATCATCGAGTTGCGCAAGGAACAGGCGATTTTGCCGGTGCACCCGGCGTATGCCGAATCCCAGCCGTGGCGACAGGCGATCCGCGTGATGGGCCGGTCGTTGGTGCGGCTGTTTCTGCAGCCCAGCGCGAGCAACCTGGAGCGCGGCCTGATTGCCGTCGACCACGCGATCAGCCGCGTGCAGGCCACCGACGAACCCTTCGCCCCGCACTTCGACACCTCGGCCCTGCGCCGGGTGAAAAGCTACCTGCACTTTATCCGCACCTCGCTGCTCGACCCGCAATCGCCACTCGCGGCCCTCAAAGGAGCCCCGCATGCCTCGTGAAATCGCCTTCCACGGCGTGTACATGCCGACCATGACCTTGATGTTCTTGATCGCGGCAGGGCTGGCCTGGGCTCTGGACCGCTTTCTGGCCGGGTTCGACCTGTACCGTTTTTTCTGGCACCCGGCGTTGTTGCGCCTGAGCCTGTTCGTTTGCTTGTTCGGCGCCCTGGCGCTGACCGTCTACCGTTGAGAATGCCCCGATGAAAAAGTTTTTCAGCCTGCTCGCAACCTTGCTGGTACTGGCTTTGGCGATCTGGATTGGCCGCACATTGTGGGTGCACTACATGGAGACGCCGTGGACCCGCGATGGCCGTGTGCGCGCCGACATCATCAACGTGGCGGCCGACGTCACCGGCGAGGTGGTGGATGTGCCGGTGCGTGACAACCAATTGGTGAAGAAGGGCGACTTGCTGATGCAGATCGACCCCGAGCACTACCGCATCGCGGTCAAGCAGGCGCAATCGCTGGTGGCCTCACGCAAGGCCACCTGGGAAATGCGCAAGGTCAACGCCCACCGCCGCGCCGATCTTGATGCCCTGGTGATCTCCAAGGAAAACCGTGACGACGCCAGCAACATCGCCGACTCGGCGCTGGCCGATTACCAACATGCGCTGGCGCAGCTTGAAGCGGCTGAGTTGAATTTGAAACGCACCCAAGTCGTGGCGGCCGTGGACGGCTATGTCACCAACCTCAATGTGCACCGTGGCGACTACGCGCGCATCGGCGAGGCGAAGATGGCCGTAGTGGATATGAATTCGTTCTGGGTCTACGGCTTCTTCGAAGAAACCAAGCTGCCCCACGTCAAAGTCGGCGACAAAGCCGATATGCAACTGATGAGCGGCGAAACCCTCAAGGGCCATGTGGAAAGCATCTCGCGCGGCATCTACGACCGTGACAACCCGGAGAGTCGCGAACTGATTGCGGATGTGAACCCGACCTTCAACTGGGTGCGTTTGGCCCAGCGCGTGCCGGTACGCATTCACATTGATGAAGTGCCGGAAGGCGTGCTGCTGGCGGCGGGGATCACTTGCACCGTTATCGTCAACCCAACACAAAATTAAACTGTGTGAGCTGGCTATGAGAACTGGCCTGTGTGGGAGCTGGCTTGCCTGCGATGGCGGACGGTCAGTTGAAGCATGTAGTGCTGACCCACCGCTATCGCAGGCAAGCCAGCTCCCACAGTATTGACCGTGTTAAGCCTTGATGAAGGTTTCGTGCAGGTGGCGCCACAGCAGCGCGCCGCTGGCTTGCTTTTCAAACACCACTGTAGCCCTGCGATCAGTCTGCGTGCCGCTGTCGTCAACCTGATGCTCGCGATACGTCACCGTGGCGCCGCGTGCATGGCGGTCGATCCCGGTCATCTCACTCAAGGTGATTTTCAAGCCTGGGCGTATACCGCCAAGGCGCGTGAACAGTGCCTTCACCCCGGCCGTATTCACCCGCGTGCCGGTGGCGGGCGCGACCATGCTGAACTCGGGTGAGAAGCGTGCAAGCAAGGTTTCCAGGGTGCCTTCAGGCGCAACGCCGGCAAACCACTGTTCAATCTCGACGTGGGTCTGGATCACTTCTTCAAAAAAATCGCTGTAATCAATCATGGCTGGGGCTCGCTGGCAGGGTGAAGCAGTGTGCGGACTCTGGACGCATCCAGGCGCAGCACGGCAAAAAGGGGCAGCAGTGTCAGGGCTGCCGCTATCGTGAAGGTTATGGCGAATGAATCCAAGGCCGACAACAGTGCACTGAGTGCCGCCGCGCCGAGGCAAAAACTCACTTGTCGATTGATATTCCACAACGCGCTGGCGTCGCCCATGCGCTCGGCGGGAATG
The sequence above is a segment of the Pseudomonas sp. R76 genome. Coding sequences within it:
- a CDS encoding DUF4440 domain-containing protein — protein: MIDYSDFFEEVIQTHVEIEQWFAGVAPEGTLETLLARFSPEFSMVAPATGTRVNTAGVKALFTRLGGIRPGLKITLSEMTGIDRHARGATVTYREHQVDDSGTQTDRRATVVFEKQASGALLWRHLHETFIKA
- a CDS encoding efflux RND transporter periplasmic adaptor subunit, which encodes MKKFFSLLATLLVLALAIWIGRTLWVHYMETPWTRDGRVRADIINVAADVTGEVVDVPVRDNQLVKKGDLLMQIDPEHYRIAVKQAQSLVASRKATWEMRKVNAHRRADLDALVISKENRDDASNIADSALADYQHALAQLEAAELNLKRTQVVAAVDGYVTNLNVHRGDYARIGEAKMAVVDMNSFWVYGFFEETKLPHVKVGDKADMQLMSGETLKGHVESISRGIYDRDNPESRELIADVNPTFNWVRLAQRVPVRIHIDEVPEGVLLAAGITCTVIVNPTQN
- a CDS encoding FUSC family protein → MTPLPAPLRWLHSLEWRRGFFDWARSDGVTWVYIFKVLIAAFLTLWLAMRLELPQPRTAMITVFIVMQPQSGQVFAKSFYRFLGTLAGSAVMVFLIALFAQNTELFLGALAIWVGICTAGATRNRNFRAYGFVLAGYTAAMVGLPALAHPDGAFMAAVWRVLEISLGILCSTLVSAAILPQTSSAAMRNALYQRFGVFALFVTDGLRGRSQREGFEASNVRFIAEAVGLEGLRSITVFEDPHMRRRNGRLSRLNSEFMSITTRFNALHQLLERLRTDAADHVVAAIKPGLQDLAELLDGFSARALTSPDAARLANQLSAYKDGLPAKVRSLRARFQEGDPSEAEQLDFHTAYELLYRFVDDLHNYALTHASLADHSHAREQWDETFIPKTNWLACAASGIRASFILIVLGSYWVATAWPSGATMTLIAAATVGLSAATPNPKRMAFQMACGTLIGALVGFVEMFFVFPWIDGFPLLCVMLAPVIIFGSFLASRPQYAGVGVGLLIFFSTGSVPDNLTVYNPYTFINDYIAMVIGMLVCAAAGAIILPPNSRWLWRRLEQDLREQVVYAISGKLKGLASSFESRTRDLLHQAYGLAVGQPQVQRDLLRWMFVVLEVGHAIIELRKEQAILPVHPAYAESQPWRQAIRVMGRSLVRLFLQPSASNLERGLIAVDHAISRVQATDEPFAPHFDTSALRRVKSYLHFIRTSLLDPQSPLAALKGAPHAS
- a CDS encoding DUF1656 domain-containing protein; translated protein: MPREIAFHGVYMPTMTLMFLIAAGLAWALDRFLAGFDLYRFFWHPALLRLSLFVCLFGALALTVYR